In candidate division WOR-3 bacterium, the DNA window AGAGCCAGTTGGCAGAATACGGGGTAAGGGTGGAAGGTTACGGAGGAGATACAATTTGTGTTGAGACTTCCGCTTACACTGGTCAAGGGATTGATGACCTATTAGCGGCAATCAATTTGGTAGCCGATTCCTTAAACCTTTCTGCGGTTTACGATACCGAAGCCCGAGGGGTGGTGCTGGATAGCCGGTTAGAAAAGGGGAGGGGCTGGGTGGCAACGGTTCTAATTCAAGAAGGAACCTTAAAGAAGGGAGACTTCTTCGTCTGTGGTGAACTTTACGGCCGGGTACGGGAACTTCTAACCGAAAACTTTGAGAAGGTGCCGGAGGTAACACCGGGTCTACCGATCCAAATTTTAGGATTTCCTGGAGAACCGAAGGGCGGGGAACGTTTCTTAGTAGTGAAAGATGAATGGCAGGCGAGGGAGATTGCCCAAAAGAAGGCTCTGGCAAAAAGGGATTCTCTCTTAAAACTCCAGAGACGGCTCACCTTAGAGTTAATCCAGGATAAGATAAAGACCGGGGAGGTGAAGGAGTTACCTTTAATCTTAAAGGGTGGTGCCTCAGGACCGGTGGAGGCGTTGCGGGATGCCTTAGAAAATCTCTCCTTGAAGGATGTCCGGGTGAAAATTATCCATTCTTCTGCGGGTCCGATAACAAAGTCGGATGTCCTCTTAGCCGAAGCCTCGGAGGCGATTATCATCGGTTACAATACAGAACCTCTTCCGGAAGCCCGAATCTATGCCGAGCAGCAGGGGATTGAAATCAGGACTTATGAGGTGATCCATGCCGCAATTGACGATGTCCGAGCGGCGATGCTTGGACTTTTAGAACCAGAGACGAAAGAGGTTCTTCTCGGTAAGGCAAGGGTGAAAAAACTATTTAACATCCCAAAAGTTGGCCTGGTGGCTGGTTGCCTAGTGGAAGAAGGGAAGGTGGAGAAAGGTGCTCTGGTACGCCTCTTCCGGGGAGGGAAGGAGATTTTTAAGGGGGAGATCGCTTCCCTAAAACACTTTAAGGAAGATGTCTCAGTAGTGGAGGCTGGACAGGAGTGTGGTATTTTAATTAAGGATGTGGATGACATTTTGGAGGATGATATCTTAGAAGTTTACCGCGAGGAGAAATTAGGACCAGAGAATAGGTAATTATGTTCATCGGGATGCTTTTGATTGACTGCCTTTTAGGTAATGGCCACTCCCTCAAGGAGAAGCGACGCTATCTTATGCGTCTTTCCCAAAGGATAAAGAATAATTTTAATGTGGCGATTGGTGAGGTGGGGGGAGAAAATCTTTGGCAGAGGTCTTCCCTCTTAATTTTAACTATGAATACCTCTCAGAATGTTTTAAGAAAGAATTTAGAGAGGATCATCCAAATGATGGAAAGGGAACCTTATTTCCAACTCCTCTCCTACGAAATTAAAGATTTAAGTATTAATCATTTCTTAAACAGATGATTTACCGGATTGAGATCCAAACTCACCACCGAAACGAACTTTTAGACATTACCGATAAGGTGAGTGAGGTAATTAAAAAGAGCAACGTTAAAAGCGGCACGGCAATTATTTTTGTGCCCCATACAACAGCGGCTATTACCCTAAATGAGAATTACGACCCGAGTGTGGTTCGGGATATTACCGATAACTTATCCCGGCTCTTCCCAAAAAGTGGTCATTATGCCCATACCGAAGGTAATGCGGATGCCCATATCAAATCCGCTCTTATTGGGGCTAGTCAAGTGGTCTTCTTTGAAAATGGCCAAATCTTATTTGGCACCTGGCAGGGAATTTTTTTCTGTGAGTTTGATGGTCCGAGACGGCGGGAAGTTTTTGTCAAAATTATTTCTGATTAGCCACCTTCCGATAAATTAAGAGAAGAATCTTATCTTGGAAAAGATAGAAGAGGGCAACGAGTAGGAAGAGGAGGCAACCAAAAACGAGCCACTCCCAAACTGTGAAAGAGAGGGCTTTTGCTCCCAAATAGGAGGAAAAGATTATTCCGGGCGAACGAGCAATCAAAACAGCCGGTAGAAAAAAGGAAAAAGGAAGGTCGGTTAAACCGTAGAGATAATAGAGAAGGTCGCCGAGCGGATTGGGGATTAAAAAGAGGAGAAAAAAGAGAAAAGGTCCGAACTCTTTTATTTTTTGATCAAACCTTTTTAATCTCTCTCCTCTGATAAAGAATTTCAGGACCTTTCTCCCCAAGTGTCGGCTCAAAAGGAAGGCGATTAGGGAACCGGATAGAACACCGAGTATGGAGAAGAGACTACCCATTCCCACCCCAAAGATATAACCGCCAGCGAAATTCAATACATTACCCGGAATGATGGGGAAGAGAATTTGTAAAATTTGGCTGAGAAAAAAGAGGAAGGGAGAGAGAATGGGGAATTGGCGAACCCTCTCGCGGATGGAGAGGAGAGCGGAAAGTTCAATTTTTTGTGTCCCGCGGAAAGAGAGATAGAGGAGCAAGAAGATTAAAAGGAAAAGAGAAATGAGGAAAATTATCTTTCGGCTAATGAGTCCCAAGGATTGTCTTTTGGAGGAGAAGAATCAAAGAGAGACCGAAGAGGAAGAACAAAAAAGAGACAAATGATTTCTTCCGGTTCTCTTCTTTGTGCAGTTCCGGGATGATATCGGAGGTAGCGATGTAGGTAAAATTACCGGCCGCGGTCGCCAAAAGGTAAGGAAGTAAGGAGTTGAGTTGGGAGAAGAGAAAGAACCCGAGGAAGGCGCCAAGGAGGGCGGTGCAGGCGGAGAGGAAATTGTAGGTTAAAGCCTTCCTTTTTGAGAATCCTCCGTAAAGGAGAAGGGAAAAGTCGCCAATCTCTTGGGGTAATTCGTGGGCAATGGTAGCGAGAGTAACAATGATGCCGGAGACGAGGCCGGAGAGGTAACCACCAGCGATAATTATGCCGTCAATAAAGTTATGCAAACCGTCACCATAAAGATTGAGATAGGTTAAAGGATGGGTGGGGCATTCTCTTTTGTGGCAATGGTGCCAGAGGAGAAAACGTTCCAGGAGATAGAAGGCTAAAAAACCTAAGATGAAGAAGAAGAAAGCGGTAAAAGGACTTATCTCTTCTATCGCCTCCGGTAAGAGATGGAGGAAGGAGACGGAGAAGAGAATACCTCCGGCAAAGGCGATAAGGTGGGAGAGGAGGGAGGTTAAAGTCCTTTCCTTTAGGAGGATAAAAAAGATGCCCACCAAGGATAGTAGACTGACAACCAAGGTGCTCAGAAGGATTAAAAAGATGGTAGGTATTACAGTTCTGACCACTTTCTTGCCAACTCGTCCCGGCGCGGTTTATAGACCGTTTCGTAGAAATAGCGTTGGGAGAGTAATACCCCTTTATCGTATCCCCGACAGATCGCTACCGCCTCCGCCCAAGCCTTTGAAAAATTCCTCCCGAACCGACTTTCCACCTGGCGGGCAAAGTCTTCGGGGGTTTGGACGGCGTCACCGATCGTGAAAAGTTTTTCCCCTTTCACCTCTACCGCGTAAGCCATCTCGTCTCCCAGAGTATAGACACCGTAAGACTTTTTCACTGCCTCCAAGTTTACTTCTTTAGGCAATTTCAACTTTGGTGTTTTCGGGAGGCCGGGTTTTGGTTTAATAAATCCCCTTTTTGCCGCGGCGTAGAAGATTGCTCGGTTCAGTCCCCAAGATTTCGCTTCTGCCAGTTTCATTCCCAGGCAATAAGCCCGGGCCGCTTGCAGGACAGCCATCACCTGGAAGCGTCCTACCGCCATTTTAACTTCCGCCAGTTCTCAGTGGCGATTGGCCCATCCTTACCTAAGAAGTAAGGAGAGTTAGCGTTTTTTAAGAGGACCCCTTCCCAAGCAAAGGGAGAAGGGAGGATTTCTACTATCTTTTCCGGTACCGAAAGAGTTTCTTTTGGCAAAGGGATAGATTCTAAAAGGTAGAAAGGAGGCGAGAGGTTTAACTTCTTGAGGACCTCCTTCCGTTTGGTAAGTTTTTCTTGACCGAGAAATTCCCCTTCATAAAATATGATATCAAAGACAAAGATTACTGGTTCTGCCTTCTTCTTTTGGGCAAAGAGGGAAGGGATGAATCTTCTCCCTCCCGTAGAATAGAGTTCGCAATCCAAGATTATCCCTTTGGGGAGATTAAAAGAAGCGGGGATTAAAAAATCTAACCTTTTTGTCCAGTTCGGATTCTTCTCCAACCGCCGACCGTAAGCGGCAAATTCACCATCCTGGTATTTAATCACTTGCAGCCGCCAGCCATCAACCTTTGGTTCTAAAAGCCATTCCCCTTCTAATTTCTCACCGAAATAAGGGATCGGTTGCATCAACCAGACCGGTCCTTTTAAGATTTCCTTAATCAATTTTAACTTTCCTTCGCTTCTTTTTTAACCCTTTAATCAAAATCCAGAAGCCAAAGATGATAAGGAGAAGGGGCCAATTTTTGGCTAAGGCGAAATGAGGAAAACCGATCCTTTCCAGCCAGATGAAAAGACCAATTAAAATTAAAAATATCCCCAAGATCATCATCTACTCTTCAATCACTGTCACCTTCTCCATCACCACCGGCTTTATCGGTTTATCCCGAGGGTCTCTCTCTACTTGGGCGATTTTATCCACACTCTCCATTCCCTCCACTACCTGCCCGATAATGGTATAGGCATTATCTAAAGAGGGTAAATCCCTCAGGCAGATATAAAACTGACTCCCGCTTGACTTCCTTTCCGGATTCACCATATCCCCCCGGCGCGCCATTGCCACTGTTCCCCTTTTGTGTTTTAGATTGCTGATTTCTGCCTCCACTTCGTAACCGGGACCACCGGTCCCATCCCCTTTTGGGTCGCCACCCTGAATCACAAAATCGGGAACGACGCGGTGGAAAGTCAAGCCATTATAGAAACCTTCCTTCGCCAATTTGATAATATTGGCACAGTTTTTGGGGGCGATGTGAGGGAAGAGTTCAATCTTTATCTCTCCGAAATCCTTTACCGCAATCAAGAGGTATGTTTTCCTCTCCACTTTTTTCGTCGCCTCAGTCTCCGTCTTCTCTTCTCTTTTAGTTTCTAATCTTTCCGTCTTTTTTGGACCGCAAAAGAGAAAAAGACAAAGAAAGAGAATTAATATCTTCATTTTTCCTCCACCTTTTATTTTAACCAATTCTTTTTTTCTGTCAAGAAAAAGGATGAAAGGAAATTTATACCTCATCCTTACTTAAAAATCATCTGGGAATAATGGCATGTCTCAATAATTAAAAAGCAAATTCCGGTGGAGAGTTATTTTGATAAACCCAAAGAGAACCTAATAGGCTCTTGGGAAAAGTGGGCATTG includes these proteins:
- the infB gene encoding translation initiation factor IF-2, coding for MAGIRVRDAAKKLSLSCKALVAMLREMGFPDRGYSAYLNFEEYRKLKEKIREEKEKAKEALRFKGGRKPFNQQKVLDEKVVQERVRKTLVFSERGETVKKKRRERREEERQGKKVIKITNYMTVSELAAAFEKLPSEIIKKCLEAGIVVTINQRLDLDTALYLAEEFGIDVEVEEVEEVLPPPVGEKRRRPPVVVVIGHVDHGKTTLLDYIKKTKVAEKEAGRITQNVGAYVVNFREGKITFLDTPGHEAFTAMRARGVQVTDIAVLVVAADEGVMPQTKEAIDHARAARVPIICAITKIDKPQANPHWVKSQLAEYGVRVEGYGGDTICVETSAYTGQGIDDLLAAINLVADSLNLSAVYDTEARGVVLDSRLEKGRGWVATVLIQEGTLKKGDFFVCGELYGRVRELLTENFEKVPEVTPGLPIQILGFPGEPKGGERFLVVKDEWQAREIAQKKALAKRDSLLKLQRRLTLELIQDKIKTGEVKELPLILKGGASGPVEALRDALENLSLKDVRVKIIHSSAGPITKSDVLLAEASEAIIIGYNTEPLPEARIYAEQQGIEIRTYEVIHAAIDDVRAAMLGLLEPETKEVLLGKARVKKLFNIPKVGLVAGCLVEEGKVEKGALVRLFRGGKEIFKGEIASLKHFKEDVSVVEAGQECGILIKDVDDILEDDILEVYREEKLGPENR
- a CDS encoding DUF503 domain-containing protein, whose amino-acid sequence is MFIGMLLIDCLLGNGHSLKEKRRYLMRLSQRIKNNFNVAIGEVGGENLWQRSSLLILTMNTSQNVLRKNLERIIQMMEREPYFQLLSYEIKDLSINHFLNR
- a CDS encoding secondary thiamine-phosphate synthase enzyme YjbQ; the encoded protein is MIYRIEIQTHHRNELLDITDKVSEVIKKSNVKSGTAIIFVPHTTAAITLNENYDPSVVRDITDNLSRLFPKSGHYAHTEGNADAHIKSALIGASQVVFFENGQILFGTWQGIFFCEFDGPRRREVFVKIISD
- a CDS encoding VTT domain-containing protein, which gives rise to MGLISRKIIFLISLFLLIFLLLYLSFRGTQKIELSALLSIRERVRQFPILSPFLFFLSQILQILFPIIPGNVLNFAGGYIFGVGMGSLFSILGVLSGSLIAFLLSRHLGRKVLKFFIRGERLKRFDQKIKEFGPFLFFLLFLIPNPLGDLLYYLYGLTDLPFSFFLPAVLIARSPGIIFSSYLGAKALSFTVWEWLVFGCLLFLLVALFYLFQDKILLLIYRKVANQK
- a CDS encoding ZIP family metal transporter; protein product: MVRTVIPTIFLILLSTLVVSLLSLVGIFFILLKERTLTSLLSHLIAFAGGILFSVSFLHLLPEAIEEISPFTAFFFFILGFLAFYLLERFLLWHHCHKRECPTHPLTYLNLYGDGLHNFIDGIIIAGGYLSGLVSGIIVTLATIAHELPQEIGDFSLLLYGGFSKRKALTYNFLSACTALLGAFLGFFLFSQLNSLLPYLLATAAGNFTYIATSDIIPELHKEENRKKSFVSFLFFLFGLSLILLLQKTILGTH
- a CDS encoding DUF5668 domain-containing protein: MMILGIFLILIGLFIWLERIGFPHFALAKNWPLLLIIFGFWILIKGLKKKRRKVKID
- a CDS encoding peptidylprolyl isomerase — protein: MKILILFLCLFLFCGPKKTERLETKREEKTETEATKKVERKTYLLIAVKDFGEIKIELFPHIAPKNCANIIKLAKEGFYNGLTFHRVVPDFVIQGGDPKGDGTGGPGYEVEAEISNLKHKRGTVAMARRGDMVNPERKSSGSQFYICLRDLPSLDNAYTIIGQVVEGMESVDKIAQVERDPRDKPIKPVVMEKVTVIEE